From Hypanus sabinus isolate sHypSab1 chromosome 26, sHypSab1.hap1, whole genome shotgun sequence:
GTAGTTTCTCTGTTTTACACCATTTTAAGTATTTCCGTGAAACCAGCTAATTGGAGCAGCTGGAATGTACTCACAATCAGAACCCGGTTTAtgatcaccggcatgtgatgtgaaatttgttaacttagcatcagCAGTTCAATGGTCCCAATGTgaaccaattaaccagaattcattatattttgtgtatttttgtagACTATGTTCATATATTAACTAATTTCATATATTTGTACAAATATTGGGAATTAAGTTTAATTCCCATTGAAAAATAACAACTGATAATATGTTCACCCGAATCAGGTGGGAAAGTAAAGGATGCGGTTAAAATAGTAATgaggcacagaaacaggtcctttggaaAGATGCCTCTTGTCTTGGTTTCTTCTGGTTCTTTTACAAATGATCTACGTTCTTATGTTCCTCAGTTCTTGTACTTCCTGCCCAGGGAAAGAGTTTCTCTCTGTTTCCTGAGTGAAGTTTTTACCCTCTCTCAGATCTACCCCAACCATCTGCTCCAAGAGCAACCCCACTTCTACAGTCCATCCCGAGAACAAAAATCCCTCAACCCCAGATCGATTATTTGTCCCCGGGAATAAATCTTAGAGATTATTGATCTGCACTGGAATGCCAGGCTTGATCTTGTGCTCAagtcaaagtgaaagcaaatttattttcaaaagtaCACTGATGTCACCAAGTACTaacttgaggttcattttcttgcaggcattcacagaaaataaagaaattcagTACAATTTATGAAAAATGACTcctaaataaagactgacaaaaaaacCTACATGCAAAAGAAGGCACATTGTGCAAGCAGGAGAACAGTGTTGtaagtggtgacgtatatgtgctttgataataaatctgctttgaactttaaactcccCCTGAAAGTATCAAACTCCTGTTCCTCACTGGTCGGCTGGCtgaggcgtatggtgtgttggccttcattagtcaggggttgCGGCTTTGTAAAACCCTGTTGAGGTCACACTCGGAACATCGtgttccgttctggtcacctcattttagggagagggagcagaggagatttaccaggatgctggctggactagagagcatgtcttatgaggaaaggatgagtgagctaggacttttctctttggggaGAAGGTAGATGTGAGGTAATAGATTGGTACAAggcgataagaggcatagatcgagtggatatcCAGAGACGTTTTCCTAGGCCGGAAATAGCTAATACATCATTTGAAGGTGATTGGATGaaagtatggtgggggggggggggatgacagaaggttttttaacacagagaggggtgatgtgtggaacaccttgtcaaaggtggtagaggcagatacatttagaCTAGCCTCACGAATGAGAGGGAGGGGGTAGAAGAGTAGGTGAAGACcagtcctgtgctgtaatgttctctgttcTACGTTCCAGCTGAAGACAGACCTTTCTACTTCACGATGAGCGTTCACTATGTCATCTGATTCGAGGAGACAACAGCGGGCTCGCACTGGGGATAAATCGTTTTCGTgctctgagtgtgggaagggattcaaatgGCCATCTGATCTGCAGAGGCACCAGCGGgtccacaccggggagaggccgttcacctgctccgagtgtgggaaggggttcagccAGACGTCCAACCTGGAGGTGCACCAGCGGGTCCACACCGGGAAGTGGCCGTTCGCCTGCTCCGAGTGTAGGAAAGGTTTCAATTCAACATCTGATCTGGAGAGGCACCAGCGGgtccacaccggggagaggccgttcacttgctccaagtgtgggaaaggatttaatCAGTTTTACAATCTGGAGCTGCACCAGCGCactcacaccggggagaggccgtttgcCTGCTCCGAGTGCGGGAAGGGGTTCATTCGGTCGTACGATCTGCAGATGCACCAGCGGgtccacaccggggagaagccgttcacctgctccgagtgTGGGAAGAGGTTTAACCGCTCGTCCCAACTGCAGACGCACCTGCTGAgccacaccggggagaagccgttcacctgctccgagtgtgggaaggggttcacccGGTCCTCAAACCTGCTGACCCATCAGCAgcttcacaccggggagaggccattcgccTGCACCGAGTGCGGGAGGAGCTTTGCCCGGTTATCGTCTCTGCAGCGACACCGGcagatccacactggggagaggccgtatacgtgctctgactgtgggaagggattcgctcagcTGTCCcacctacagacacaccagcaGATTCACACCGGGCAGAAGCCGTACAGCTGCTCCCGATGTGGGAGGGGGTTCTCTTGGCCAGCCAACCTGGTAAAACACCAGCAGTTTCACTCTGGGGAGAAGTCATTCACTTGTTctgactgtgggaaggggttcgcACAGTTGACAAGCCTGACGACCCACCAGCaggttcacactgggaagaggccgttcacctgctctgcctGTGCGATCGGCTTCGCCAGCTTATCCAGCCTGCTGCGACACCAGCGGatccacaccggggagaggccctTCTCCTGCTCGGAGTGTGGGAAGGGCTTCACCACGTCATCCAACCTGCTGCGACACCAGCGGACACACACcagggagagaccgttcacctgctctgactgtgggactgGGTTCACCTGCTTAGCTAGCCTGCTGGGACACCAGCAGatccacaccggggagaggccgtacgGCTGCTCCCAATGCGGGAAACGATTCATACACTCAGCACAACTCAAGacgcatcagcgagttcacaccggagagaggcCGTATGTCTGCTCCGAGTGCGGGAAGGGGTTTATTCGGTCAACCAACCTGCTGACGCATCAGCggattcacaccggggagaggccgtttggCTGCTCCGTGTGTGGGAAACGATTCAAACATTCAGCAGAACTGATGAtgcaccagcgaattcacaccggAGAGAGGCCGTACATCTGCTctgactgcgggaagggattcatcCGGAGGGCCAACCTGCTGACCCATCAGCGGATTCACaccggagagaggccgttcacctgctccgtgtgcggGAAGGGCTTCGTTCAGCTATCCCAAATGCAGGCACACAAGTacattcacaccggggagaggccgttcacctgctccgtgtgtgggaagggatttgcacGGTCATTCCGCCTGGAGAaacaccagcgggttcacaccCAGGAGAAAGTGTAACTGTGTGACACATTGACACTGAAACACTGCGGTCACCGAGACTCCGGGTGAGTTCACAGTGACTTTGGGCTGTTGCTTTCTGCCGTtcctgacacctgatcagaccaaggactgaaccctggtcagtTTGGGATTTGTTTCTGACGGTGTCTGTAAATCCTGTAACTGGACCAGCCGTTTAtattcctgaaccagtgtgaaatAAATCAGATTCGTGTCACAGGCCCTTTGAATCTGTAACACTCTGGGAGTGAAGTAGGAGGCCAAACTCGTGTTCTGGTCTCCGCCCAGAGTAAACCTGCTGCCAGTGGCACCAGGCTCCATTCTACCCACCGGTTTCGGTAGAAGTTTTAGTGTTGTGCTGTGTAACATCTGAACAAAGGTGAATCGtaagagaagtgtgaggtggtgctaCAAGGTTTAAATCCTCAATAATAAAGACCAGTTAGGCACAGAAAGGATCTGTACTTACTGATAAATACCTCTTTTAGCTCTGGTA
This genomic window contains:
- the LOC132381579 gene encoding zinc finger protein 91-like; translated protein: MSSDSRRQQRARTGDKSFSCSECGKGFKWPSDLQRHQRVHTGERPFTCSECGKGFSQTSNLEVHQRVHTGKWPFACSECRKGFNSTSDLERHQRVHTGERPFTCSKCGKGFNQFYNLELHQRTHTGERPFACSECGKGFIRSYDLQMHQRVHTGEKPFTCSECGKRFNRSSQLQTHLLSHTGEKPFTCSECGKGFTRSSNLLTHQQLHTGERPFACTECGRSFARLSSLQRHRQIHTGERPYTCSDCGKGFAQLSHLQTHQQIHTGQKPYSCSRCGRGFSWPANLVKHQQFHSGEKSFTCSDCGKGFAQLTSLTTHQQVHTGKRPFTCSACAIGFASLSSLLRHQRIHTGERPFSCSECGKGFTTSSNLLRHQRTHTRERPFTCSDCGTGFTCLASLLGHQQIHTGERPYGCSQCGKRFIHSAQLKTHQRVHTGERPYVCSECGKGFIRSTNLLTHQRIHTGERPFGCSVCGKRFKHSAELMMHQRIHTGERPYICSDCGKGFIRRANLLTHQRIHTGERPFTCSVCGKGFVQLSQMQAHKYIHTGERPFTCSVCGKGFARSFRLEKHQRVHTQEKVSRRRRRHAPEMASSSKRSRKRSVWKDEPRWQSMLGHRGAAFLPRTGGDEWFFLPCNWRVVHRFILLLKHGCFMPMKTFHCAYCGKNFKRSNALITHQRIHTGERPFSCSVCGKGFARSSDLVTHQRVHTGERPFTCSECGKGFTQSSYLLIHQRIHSGDRPFTCSVCGKGLADSSQLLKHQRIHTGERPFTCSECGKGFTQSANLKRHQQVHSWERPFTCSECGKGFTQSSQLLQHQRVHSWDTPFNCTDCGKGFSESSSLLTHQRVHTGEKPFTCSDCGKGFSQSASLLKHRRVHTGERPFTCSECGKGFTLSSSLLTHQRVHTGERPFTCSECGKRFSRSSSLLTHQRVHTGERPFTCSECGKGFNRSSNLLTHQRVHTGERPFICPECGKGFNRSSNLLTHQQIHTGERPFTCAKCGKGFAVSSYLIKHQRVHAGEKV